The following are from one region of the Amia ocellicauda isolate fAmiCal2 chromosome 1, fAmiCal2.hap1, whole genome shotgun sequence genome:
- the LOC136755467 gene encoding uncharacterized protein LOC136755467, which yields MQSGPMSAEVRKVLKKLRQIAGLEVQNRELSSEERAKLSRKAELRARLIELTTSTPQLETQGFVGNKTEERDKERDQERGRENAKRPGRNQGLRVSGLPDGVPVKQSRLEQAGSTDVTTATAKATQAPTTDFGFQSLRESWEKAKFRLRSLEGHSDIITCVVVIDNCVVSGSRDTTVKVWHVPTATEERNLGGHTGGVTCLAIPPPEHCSTLALCLGLSPSERFILSGSVDSCVRVWVLSSGQCVRSIYTFSGVSSLAFIPEREGFIVTGSEGGKVEVWSWLSGENCQSVRAHEDKVTDLKAHGPLLFSGSLDGGLSVWEMTTQSGASGSEVSPPPLRHLTHRSPGQSGLAAVSQLSPRGERVYVADSRASLREMDWRKGFVSGLANHSTVAGVTDCVTQTEGVLISSGFDLETGEASLNLRSLPENRYLASLSWPGAPRILCLATWLTPSGGHRWVTGGQGLTVWEQLPANNKQRSDVTVKRVRRLDGPALESGSEGETEEEEEEEEEESEEDSSSHNAAEEAEGAGTSWVRCTLL from the exons ATGCAGTCTGGCCCCATGTCTGCGGAGGTGCGGAAGGTTCTCAAGAAGCTGCGCCAGATCGCCGGGCTGGAGGTGCAGAACCGGGAGCTGAGCAGTGAGGAGAGGGCAAAG CTATCCAGGAAGGCAGAGCTTCGTGCACGATTGATCGAACTGACAACTTCCACCCCCCAACTGGAAACCCAGGGCTTTGTGGGAAACAAGACagaagagagagacaaagagagagatcaAGAAAGAGGGCGAGAGAATGCAAAGAGACCAGG ACGCAACCAGGGGCTCCGAGTGTCAGGGCTGCCCGATGGCGTACCAGTCAAAcagtccagactggagcaggCTGGCAGCACGGACGTCACCACCGCTACTGCAAAGGCAACGCAAGCACCCACTACAG ATTTTGGTTTCCAGTCTCTCAGAGAATCATGGGAGAAGGCAAAGTTCCGCCTGAGGTCACTGGAGGGTCACAGTGACATCATTACCTGCGTCGTCGTCATAGACAATTGTGTTGTCTCTGGGAG tcgtGACACCACAGTGAAGGTGTGGCACGTACCCACAGCAACAGAAGAGCGGAACCTGGGTGGGCACACTGGGGGGGTCACCTGCCTGGCCATACCGCCCCCAGAGCACTGCAGCACTCTGG ctctgtgtcTGGGTCTCAGTCCCTCAGAGCGTTTCATCCTCAGCGGTTCAGTGGACAGCTGTGTCAGAGTGTGGGTCCTGAGTTCGG gccAGTGTGTCAGATCGATTTACACTTTCAGTGGGGTCTCCTCCCTCGCCTTCatcccagagagagagggattcaTCGTCACTGGATCAG AGGGGGGCAAGGTGGAGGTGTGGAGCTGGCTGTCTGGAGAgaactgtcagtcagtcagagcgCACGAGGACAAAGTGACGGACTTGAAG gctcaCGGTCCACTGTTGTTCAGTGGCTCTTTGGACGGGGGCCTGTCAGTCTGGGAGATGACAACACAGTCAGGGGCATCAGGGTCAGAAGTCAGCCCCCCCCCACTGCGTCACCTCACCCACAGGAGCCCTGGCCAGTCGGGGCTGGCGGCAGTCAGCCAGCTGAGCCCgcggggggagagggtgtacgTGGCAGACAGTCGAGCGAGTCTCAGAGAGATGGACTGGAGGAAAG GCTTTGTGTCCGGGCTGGCCAATCACAGCACTGTTGCCGGGGTAACAGACTGTGTAACTCAGACGGAGGGCGTCCTGATTAGCTCTGGGTTCGACCTGGAGACTGGAGAAGCCAGCTTGAACT TGCGTAGTCTCCCTGAAAACCGGTACTTGGCGAGCCTGTCATGGCCAGGAGCTCCTCGGATCCTCTGCTTGGCGACCTGGCTGACTCCGAGTGGGGGCCACCGCTGGGTTACCGGGGGGCAGGGCCTGACTGTCTGGGAGCAGCTGCCAGCCAATAACAAGCAGAG GAGTGATGTAACAGTGAAGCGGGTGAGACGATTGGATGGCCCAGCTCTGGAGTCAGGCTCTGAGGGAGagactgaggaggaggaggaggaggaggaggaagagagtgAAG AAGACTCCAGTTCCCACAATGCAGCAGAGGAAGCCGAAGGAGCCGGGACCTCGTGGGTCCGCTGTACTCTCCTGTGA